The sequence TTAGGAATGTATTCAGGATATATTGGAGGAAAAAGAGACGAAGTGATAATGAGAATAGTAGATGCATTTATGTCATTTCCTGGTATTCTTTTTGCTCTTATGATGATAACTGCCTTTGGTTCAGGAACTTTAAATACAATTTTTGTAATAGGGATTATGAATATTCCACATTTTACAAGACTTGCTAGAGGAGAAACTTTAAAAGAAAAAGAAAAAAATTATACCTTATCAGCTAAAATGAGAGGTGCTGGAAGAAAGTGGATTTTAGTTCATTATATTTTCCCTAATATAAGAGGAAAGTTAATTGTTGCAGCTGCATTAGGTTTTGGAATATCCATTCTTACAGAAGCTTCATTAAGTTACCTAGGACTAGGTGTACAAGCTCCTTATCCAAGCTGGGGATCTATGCTTCGTGAATCACAGATTTATTTTATGACAGCTCCATGGTATGCTGTGTTTCCTGGAATATTTATAACTCTCACTATATTTTCAAGCAATCTTCTAGGTGAATATTTCAGAGAAAAATATAATTCAAAAGGATAGGGGAAGCAGATGAAAAATGAAAAAATTCTAGAAGTAAAAAAACTTAATATTTCTATAGAATATAATAATCAAAATCTAACTCTTGTTGAAAATCTTAATTTTCATGTGAAAAAAGGAGAAATTTTTGGTATAGTTGGTGAGTCAGGATGTGGTAAGAGTCTGACTTCAAAAAGTATAATGAGAATTCTCAATGAAAAATTTATTTCAAAAGGAATAATTTGTTACTTTGGAAAAAATCTTCTTGAAATATCTGAGAAAGAAATGTGCTCAATGAGAGGGAACAATATCAGCATAGTTTTTCAAGATGCTCTTGCTGCTTTAAATCCTTTAAAAAAAATAGGCAAACAAGTAGAAGAATGTTTAAAAATCCATAGGAAAATGCCAAAAGAAGAAAGAATAAAAAAAGTTTATGAAACACTTAGAGAATGTGGAATAAGAGAACCTGAAGAGATATGTAGAAAATATCCTCATGAACTTTCAGGGGGACAGAGACAGAGAATTTTAATTGCAATGGCTGTAATATGTAATCCTTCACTTATTATTTGCGATGAATGTACAACAGCTTTAGACTTAAGAACTCAGCTTACTATTATAAAGCTTTTGAAAAAATTAAATAAGGAAAAAAATATGTCAATAATTTTTGTTTCTCATGATATTGCTCTTATTGAAGCTATATGTGACAGAATTATGGTGATGTATGCAGGAAGAAGTGTGGAGATTATAGAAGGCTCTCTTAAAAATGCTCTTCATCCTTATACAAGAGCTTTATACAGTATGCTTTTTAGTATGGATTATAAAAATAGAATGCTTCTTTATGTACCAGGAACAGTTATTTCCCCAGATAAAAGGAAAAGGGAAAGGTGTTACTTTGGAGATAGGTGTAAATATTTCTCAGAATGCAGAGAGAATGATTTAAAAGAAGTGGAAAAAGGACATTTTGTGGCGTGTGAAAGGGTGATAAACCAATGCCTATAGTTTTAGAAGTAAAAAATCTTAATAAGTATTATAATAATAAGCAAATATTGAAAAATATTAATTTTCATGTAAATGAAGGTGAAATTTTTGGACTTGTAGGAGAATCAGGATGTGGAAAATCAACTACAGCAAAAATACTTACAGGTCTTTCTGAAAAAGATACAGGAGATATTATTTTTAAAGGAGAGAAAATAGAGTATAATAAGAATAGGGATTTTAGGAAAATACAAATGGTTTTTCAAGATCCAGACTCTTCACTTAATCCTATGAAAACAATAAAATGGATTTTAGAAGAACCTTTTAAAATAAATAAGATAAATGATAAAAAATATATTTCAGAAAAAATAGATGAGATGCTTGAAATGGCTAATCTTACAAAAGATACTGTTAATAAATATCCTCATGAACTTTCAGGAGGACAGAAACAAAGGATAGCTATTATTCTTGCTCTTCTTTCAAGTCCAGAACTTCTTATTGCAGATGAAGCTGTATCTTCTCTTGATTTATCAGGGCAGGCAAGCATATTAAACTTTTTTAAAAAACTTCAGTCTGAATTAAAACTTTCATATATTTTTATTTCTCATGATTTAAGGGTAGTTTATCATATGTGTGACAGGATAGCAGTTATGAAAGATGGAGTGATTGTAGAAGAGGGGACACCTCAGGAAGTTTATTTTAATTGTAAACATGAATATACAAAAGAACTTCTTAAAGCTCTTCCAGGTTCGTCTGAGTTTATAAAAGCTGTTGAAAAAAATTAATAAAATTTATTATAAGAAAGGATAGGTATATGAAAAACGAAAAGTATAATGAACTGATAAATCTTGTTAAAAGAAATATAAATCTTGCTGATTTAGGATGCTTATATGCCCATAATGGATATGATGATGAAAGATACCATGAAATGAAAGAAATAAATATGCAGATTTTAAGTATTCTTTCAGAGCATTCTATGGAAGAGTTATGTAGTTTTTATCTTCCTATTAAAGAGTATCCTACACCAAAGATTGATATAAGAGGAGTTCTGCTTGATGAGAATAACAAAATTCTTATGGTAGAAGAAAAACTTGATCCGGGAAAATGGTCTATTCCTGGAGGGTGGGCTGATATAGGATTTACTCCTTCAGAAGTTATAAAAAAAGAGATGAAAGAAGAAACAGGTCTTGATGTAGAAGTTATAAGAATTTTAGCTGTCTACGATAAGAAATGTCACCCTCATCCACAAGAAGCATTTTATACATATAAAATTGTATTTTTATGTAAAAAAATAGGAGGAGAATTAAAAAA is a genomic window of Fusobacterium perfoetens containing:
- a CDS encoding ABC transporter permease → MKKINKNLLFGAGFFILLIILISASALLTPYGVTEININDKLSAPSVHHFFGTDKFGRDIFTRIMAGGKIALFVGVSSVGIGLSVGSFLGMYSGYIGGKRDEVIMRIVDAFMSFPGILFALMMITAFGSGTLNTIFVIGIMNIPHFTRLARGETLKEKEKNYTLSAKMRGAGRKWILVHYIFPNIRGKLIVAAALGFGISILTEASLSYLGLGVQAPYPSWGSMLRESQIYFMTAPWYAVFPGIFITLTIFSSNLLGEYFREKYNSKG
- a CDS encoding ABC transporter ATP-binding protein; this translates as MKNEKILEVKKLNISIEYNNQNLTLVENLNFHVKKGEIFGIVGESGCGKSLTSKSIMRILNEKFISKGIICYFGKNLLEISEKEMCSMRGNNISIVFQDALAALNPLKKIGKQVEECLKIHRKMPKEERIKKVYETLRECGIREPEEICRKYPHELSGGQRQRILIAMAVICNPSLIICDECTTALDLRTQLTIIKLLKKLNKEKNMSIIFVSHDIALIEAICDRIMVMYAGRSVEIIEGSLKNALHPYTRALYSMLFSMDYKNRMLLYVPGTVISPDKRKRERCYFGDRCKYFSECRENDLKEVEKGHFVACERVINQCL
- a CDS encoding ABC transporter ATP-binding protein codes for the protein MPIVLEVKNLNKYYNNKQILKNINFHVNEGEIFGLVGESGCGKSTTAKILTGLSEKDTGDIIFKGEKIEYNKNRDFRKIQMVFQDPDSSLNPMKTIKWILEEPFKINKINDKKYISEKIDEMLEMANLTKDTVNKYPHELSGGQKQRIAIILALLSSPELLIADEAVSSLDLSGQASILNFFKKLQSELKLSYIFISHDLRVVYHMCDRIAVMKDGVIVEEGTPQEVYFNCKHEYTKELLKALPGSSEFIKAVEKN
- a CDS encoding NUDIX hydrolase N-terminal domain-containing protein yields the protein MKNEKYNELINLVKRNINLADLGCLYAHNGYDDERYHEMKEINMQILSILSEHSMEELCSFYLPIKEYPTPKIDIRGVLLDENNKILMVEEKLDPGKWSIPGGWADIGFTPSEVIKKEMKEETGLDVEVIRILAVYDKKCHPHPQEAFYTYKIVFLCKKIGGELKNTFDIDDVKFFDIENLPPLSEARILESQVKQLYYLAVDDIKDVYFD